tattattattattattattattattattattattattattattattattattattattaattattattattattattattattattattatttgtcaATCGAGTCTTAAAATATTTAcgtttgtgtcaatttagttcatccagctaattttgacTAGTTGGCACTAACATAGATACCAGCTGTTGTATATGACACAACCAACattaatgtgaacaatttttaataatattttaatagttcaaactatttatttagttattttcatttctttttccttttctttttttttttttttttttttgtctttccctttctttctcttccagtTGGTCACTAGACCTCGACGACCAACTAGAGGCGAGGGTCGGCAAGGTTGATTTTATCAGCCTTGCCCCATGGGGTTGCGCTCGCCAAAGGCCACGAGGGCGGCTTAGGCTGGGCTGGGCTACGCAAGACTTGCCCTTGCAAGAGGTCACAGCCTTCAACCTAGCAGCTCTGACGATGGCTTGGGTCTCACTAGTGGCTAGGCAAGTCTCAACCTTGCCTCACCAACCACATAGGCAGCCTAGGCAAGGTCAACAAGCTCACCGGCCCTCGCCTTTGGCTGATTGTCAAGGTCCAGTGACTAGTTGGAGTAAGaagtgaagggaaaaaaaaagtgaaagaaaataaataaattcaaaaaaatcaacaaaaaaaaatcaaaaaaagtattaaaatattattaaaaattgtctacttTAGCACCGGCCGCATCACATCCATGTTAGAGCTagccaaccaaaattggccataTAGATTGAATTGACTCAAATGCAAatgatttaggactcaattggccaaaaaaaaaatgtttaagacttaatcaacacaattgtaataggtttatgatttttttagtaatttttctcgCTCTTGGAGGatgttatctaatttttttagcaatttttctgGCTCTTGAAAGGTGTTATCAAATTTTTCACAATGTATATATGCTTAAAATTGATCATTCTTAGTCACTCCATCTATACATAAATTTAAGACTCATTAATTTCATTTCACTCCAGGAACCACTGCATTTATTCTGGATTAACACTTTTGCACTACCTTTTATGTTCCTGTTATGGAGACAATTGAAGTGATTATTTCAAAGCACCTTTTATCATTACTTTATATCATAAAATGCACTCAAAACGACTTTCAACTCAAAgattattagaaaattctacAGAAGCTTATACACTATGTTACCTCAATaagaaaaaatgataattgTGTAACATCAAACCAACGATAAATCGGAAACTTAAAATGGCCAAGAGAGTTAAATGATTTACCTCATGAATCTCATACGTGTTCTAAACTCCAACGAACTTCTTTAcatcttgtgaaaatttaaatcaatttactagattaattttaaatcacCCTTTTTCTCCATTTATAGAAATTTTCTTCGTTCTTTTTGAGTGCCTTGTTTTCTATTCTTTAGTTGTATCCTAAACAAAAACACTCCGTTTGGAAAGCAAGATTCAGAGTGGAAAGAATTTACCATGTCTGGGTTGAATCCTAAAATGCAGATGCTGATATGgaagtaaaataaatttttgccaaGTCAACCAACTATGTTTCTCGCCGAGGTGTCAAGAAAGCAGGGGAGAAATTCCcacttttttctctcatttccaaatgaattctcaaaagtaataaaaattgacaaaattgtgaAGGATTATATAGTAATTATCCAAAGCCTATCTAAATCCTTCAATTTTCATAGGAGAATGAGATGTCCAGCCCAGGCAACCTTCTCTGCTTTAACAATAGGCTTTCTGTATACATCGTCTGGATACATCGTTCAGAAAACGAATTTTATCGGGCGTTGCAAACAAATTAACTTCATAGAAGTcaaaatacaaagaaatatatatgccaattttcaattttcattcttcattttcataTCCCTACACTATCTTCACCTCCGCACCCTACAACTCCAGCCAAcccaaagaaaacattttcttcacctcaaatttctttgccttctttttcttcaccgACCTAAGAAACTCTTTCATACAAAGCATAAGAAATCACTTGAGTGTCCTCGACTGTTTCTGTGCAgaagtttacattttttttatcatgaaattctaTGGTGCTAAAGTTCAATTTGGTCCGGTTAATAAAAGATAGCAGCATTACCTGTTACCATTCATGTTGAACCGCCTTATGTGCGCAATCTGTCTTAGAGCCATTTCCCATTCCTCCACTTCATTGCCAAATTTCCACCTATGCTTATCTAGGGCACTTCTGTACAAAGCGCTTTTAAGATTAACATCATCAACCtccacatcatagaaaatgggcaGGATTACTTTTTTCCCATGTGAGTTTGACATGCATTTTACCATGTGGGCTAATTCACGGAGACACCACCAGTTAGAAGCATAGTTCTTAGATAAGAAGGGTATGTAGATATGGCAGTCGTTGAGTGCTTGCGGAAGCTCTTCACCAATTCCATCACCAAAGCTCAATATGTCATCATCCCTGATAACCGAAATTTGGTTACGAACCAAATTCTTGTAAAGGACATCGACAATGCTGTAAGAAGTGTCCGGTCCATTAAAACTCAGGAAACCTGGCACTCTGGTGTTTTGCGGGAAATCCAAGTCGATCTTGAGACATCCAGCAATCTCTCTAGTACAATGCAACCACGATTATCCCACACCAACCTTTCTAAGCCCTTGATGCCCTCAATCGCTTTTATTTTTGGACAAGCTTCTAGCTCAATGTGTTGTAGCTTATCTAACTTTGATAAGTTGGGTAACCTTTTTATCCTATAGCAGTCAGAAATACGAAAGTACAACAAGGATGCCAATTCTAACAAACCTTCAATCTTAACCAGCCTGTCCAATCTGTTTAGTTCTAGGTGCTGTAGATTCTTCAAGCATGACACATATATTATCTCAACAAATTTGCACTTACTTAGTTTCAATTCTGTTAAATGTATTAGCTCCTGAGAGATAGAGAAGTATGGCATTGGATATTCAATGACACACAGAACtgataattttctcaagttGGAAAGAGATGGTAGTAGCATGATGCCCCTGCATTTCAAAGTTGACAAGCCACTTGGAAGCGGATGGATCAGTTGTTTAACTGGCAAATTGTTTGTCCAACTTGGGTCAGGTTTCTCTCTTGAAACAGTTAATCTAGATAATTCCAGATAATCTAAATTAACGAGACTTGAGAGGTCAAGGATAGATTGGAACTGACATGCTTGCATGTGAAGGCGTGTCAAACTTGAGGGAAGATCAGGTACCTCCTGAAGGTCACTCGAACCCAATTCAAGTGTGTGGAGATGAGAGAGACAACCTAGCACCGTGGAGAATCTAGATACATGAGTATATGATAAGTCCAATATCTTCAAATGGGATAGCTTCCCAATTTCCTCTAGATTTTCATCTGTCAGATCCCAACATTTCTTGGCATGTAACTCTTCAAGCATCTCCACTTGTCCAATCGCATGAGGAAAATTTCTTATCATTGTATAGCTTACTCTAATGACTTTTAGTTTCTTCATATCTCCAATGGAATCAGGTAGTTCAACTATTCCTGACATTGATAAATCCAACTCGCCCAACATTTCCATTTTTCCAAGAGAGCATGGAAGCTTCTCTATCCCCATACACCAACGTAAAGATAAATATGTAACTTTCACTAACCCTCCAATATAGCTTGGAAGTTGGCTGATTCCAAGGTGCTCGTCTAATATCAAACTCAACAAAGATTTCAGATTGCCAAATGCCTCCAAAAGTTTGAAGCATTGAAAAGTTTGGGGCATGATAACCTCTGTCAAAGATTGTAGAGCACTGACTTCTTCGGGTAACTCCCCAAGCAACCTGCATCCCTTGATATTCAAAGAAGTTAGGTGTTCTAGCTTATTAATGGAGCGGTCAATTGTGGTTAACTCGACACACCTAGCAAGAATTAGCTTCTCCAAAGACATGAAATTAGAGAACTCGGGTGTCTTTTTTAACCTTACGCAACCCGTCAGATCTAGAATCTTCAATCTATCCATCTGCAGAAAAAAAGTcaacatgaaaaaataaatgagaaacatCAGCATGTGTCGTAATATTACTAATAAGCTTATTATTCATAAGTCATTATTTAGGATAATCTAGGTAATTTGAATTTCCCAGTATTTTTAGGGTTGCTGCAAATAACTCtcatactttaatttttttagaaaaatccCCGACCTGGGAGTTAGGCCCCTGTTAGGAGTCACATTTATGCCACAGGTAACAAAGGACCATCCCACCTTTTACTTCACgtgctttattttcaaaaacccTTAGTTCCCTTCTTATAACAAAAGTCCATAAACAAAAGGCTAAAGTATCATTGCTACGAAAATACAGAAGACTCTAATTCCCAGATCACCCACAAGCACTAAATACCAGCACCCCTAGTTTTTCTCCACCCACTGCCATTGACCACCAGCACACCACCTTGGACAACAATCTTCAACATCACCGCATTCAACCCCCGTGTGAGATCTGATTTGATTCAATGTAAAGCTTGAGCCTTCGCTCATTAACTCAggtaaaatagaaaagtaaaagtaatggaattttcatttatttacagTTCAGTAACGTAATCATAAACATAACATAGATCATAAACAAAACATGGACAATCAGCTCTTAAATTAGGCTAGTGAGCCGCTTGAATCAAATATTAtgaagctcaagctcgccttgattcaaataatcaacttAGCTATTCCAAATAAACCATCAAGTTAAATGTTACCAATCTCAAACTTGATTCCAGTTGACTTTTCTAACTCAACTTGACTCAAAGTTTACGTCATTCAAATCATATTCTGGTGCATATTGAAGCAAAATGGCacttacatttattggaatacGCTAATTTTATTGGAATATGCCATTTCCAAAGCTTAAGCAACTTTCACAGCTAAAAAACCAAGGTTGTAATCCACATGAGGcattttctatgtgggacataattgtattttactatgATATGAAAAGATTTGGGATTTACTCCTGCAAAATATGTTCTATACTCAAATAGAATGAGGAGTGCATCCAACCATTGGGTAAATTGCATGAGGTAATGATATAAAGaatgggataagtacactaatggtgccataagttgtgtacggcgctcactttggtgccaaaagtttccgtcggatcacttaagtgccaaatcggaggaaaaacgctcactttggtgccaccggcgaaagattctgGCCTCCGGCAAAATGAttccggccaaaaaaaaaaaaaaaaatcgataggcctttaaatgacatcgttttcggtcctccttaagaaaacgatgtcgttttgccgtcctacatggatggcttcatggaaacgacgccatttagctcacatggggaaaaattagggtttccgccgctcggccaccgtcgtttgcctgccgtcgctcggccaccgtcgctgcTCAGCCACCGTCActcagccaccattgtagttgctcgaccaggtgagcgaggagattgttgcaggaaaaatcgaaggcgagggcggaggaggaggaggaagaagatggatcgAAGGGGTTGCTGgtgcgctgctgctgctggtgcgtTGCTGGTGTGGTTGCTAGTGTGCTGCCGGTGCTGTTGCTGGTGCCGTGCCAGTGCCGTTGCTGgtgtgggtcttcgaggaagaagaagacacgaagacgagcttccctctctctcaatttggggattagggtttcaaagttgggggaaagatgccaaacgacatcattttggtgtttggatgctgactcagctctccgacgagccacgtcggcgtcaaaaattaataaaaaaaaggccacatcggatttccggccaatttcatcggagttggcaccaaagtgagcgtttttcaaattttttggcacttaagtgatccgataaaaacttttggcaccaaagtgagcgccgtacacaacttatggcaccattagtgtacttatccctataAAGAAGTGAAGATTATATGTTGCTTCTATTATCGCAAATGAGGTAATGACCAGAAAGAAGTATGTAGAGTAAGGCAAATCATACCTTCATTTGGCTCCACCCACCCCAACCATCTCTAATATTGCTATCTGAAAGGTCAAGCACATGCAAATTGCTAAAGTGAAAGTTATTCGCATGGAAAGTTGTTTCCCACGtttgccaagaaagccatcttagctCCGAAAGAAGATTCTTGAAGTCACCACAAAAATCAGACTCTTTCAATCGAAGGAACCTTAGATTTGGTAGAGCGGCAAACTCTTCAGGTGTAAAGTTGCGGCTACAGCCATTGGAAGTCAGGCTTAATGCTTCTACATCTGGATTTCTCTGCCACCAGAGACTCAAGATTATTGAGTTCATAAAACTTTAAACTCTCGAAAAGCtataaagaaagaagcatatgaGCGCTGGTAAACAATTTCTCCTATAGGAAACCAACCTGGCACACAACTTCTCCTAAGTTGACTTAATATGTTTTGTTCACATGACTAACAGAAAATTTCAGCTCCATTTGaacatttatcctaaatttattctccctttctcattttctacttttcaagAAATATAATTGCCATGTCAAATCCAATCTTcatagtttttagttttttgtgtaattatgtttgaaagtaatttaaaaattcttcaTACAAGTTTTCTTCTGCCTTTGCTCGGATAGCACGTGAATCGGTCCTTTGTTGTTTCAGAATTTCCCAAAAGCTATTTTCTACTCTACAGAATCAAGAAAACAGAGCTAACTATTAGGCAATCTATCTTGTCTCTCTCCACATATTTACAAGACCTTTTGACCCAAATGTTTGAAAGAGAGCTGCCTCACTAAGAAGACAAATGGGAAGTTAAACAAAGCTAACtgtaaattaaaagaaaaaattcaacgAGTTTCTCTTTCCAAATAAATATTGTATGACATACTCTTCCATTTACCTCTTTTCTCTCCAATAGCTTTAAAGCATCCTCTTGAATCCATACCCTATTAAATTTGTGAGGATTTTCTTTGCAAGGATATTCTTCGAGGACAATGTACCTTCCCAGATCTCGaacttggtcatgcatccaaaacttTTTACCATCTCTAGTTTTTATCAAGGACCGCAGGAGGAGAATACTAATTGCATGGTAAGGATGGTAATTACGGTCACGCCACATGATAATTGGATATGTTTGGTCCTCATTGgtgaaaaagcaagcaatatctAAAAATACTTCTTTGTTCTTAGGCTCCAATCGATCATAACTTATCATTAATGCATCTTGGACATCCTTGTGAGGACCTTCATCTAATTGCTTCAATGTGTCTTTCCATAACTCTATTTTATCAAGATGTTCCTCCAGGACCAAGCCCTCACAATAAAGAGATGAACCTATCACCTCAACAGCCAAAGGAAGCATCCCTACTCTACGGACAATTTTCTCTGCAAGATGGTCATATCCTTCTACAGGAGAGTCTCTTCTGAATGCATGCTTACAAAATAACTGAAGTGCTCGACCATATTCCATCTCACGAACTTCATAAGCTAAAATtcctttggtttgattttggcCTTGTTCATTAGATGATTCCACTTGAGTCATCAGGATACTTTTGTCCCTAGTTGTGATAATGATCCTGCTACCAGAACCAAACCAATCAGATTCTCCAGCTAGCTTTTCGAGTTGCTCTTTTTTGTCTAgatcatcaagaacaatgagGCATTTTTTAGTATTACATACTTTCTTGATCCAACGGATCCCATCCTCAATCTCTTTAATTTGGTCATTAATCACAGAACCAACAAAACTTgataataactttttttgtaagtttATAAGACCACGATTCGATGACTCTCGAACATCATTAAGGAAACTAACGCCGTCAAAATGATCAGATAATCTGTTGAACACAATCCTCGCAAGTACTGTTTTACCAATGCCACCCACTCCATGAATACCAAGGAAATATACACCATCAGAGTCAACTTACAACTTTTCTGTTATGGCTTTTATCTGGGGATGATCTTCAATCAGATGTTTAGGCACATCCACGCATCTGGCATTAAGCCTACAGAATACCTCTTCAACAACCAAGTCAATTAGTTCCCCTTGGCTGcagcaaaatagaaaatttttgttttaGTCAACGACATGAAAGAAAAGGGTAAAAATCCTCCTGGATATgagatctctctttctctaggGACCATATGGTTAAATAAGTCGTGGAAATTAAGCGGCACAATCAGTTAATACACATGTTGGAATTTCATGGATGTCACTCAATTTTATGTATGAGAGATGATTCAGATAATGCATGAGCCGATTGACGTGAAGGAGATATTCTTGATGGAATGGACGGAGCaagatttaatattttttttttcatactgCTAACATGCAGCAACATGCCAGTATTGTTGAGATATATTTATAGGATTGAGCTCATGTAGCAGTTGAATTctgagataaaagaaaaattcggGGACTTGAGCAAAATCGAAAGAAGCGCAATAGATATTCTTAATAGGTAAAACTGTTCTCTTGTTATCTAAgtaaacaagttttttttttttgggccaaaaaaaGGGGAACGGATTTTAGTTGGTAAGTTCTCACTAGACCTATCGGACCGGATTCAAGTAAGAGTCATCAGATTCACTCATAAATTGAATTGAAGTGGACCTTTTTGccctattatttttttcctagaatGAAAAAATGTCGCATTGCTTTATTCCTAAAATTTTGAggacaaaatttcttcaaatgagAAGTCTAGCTACTGCGTCTATTaacaagaaccaaaaaaattgaagaagattACCCTTTCCGTTTAAGATCCCATCCCATCCCTTGAGACGTGCAACTTTTACGAGAGCAGCCTCCCACCGCTTCAATTCATCAAGGCCGAATTTCTCCTCGTGCTTGGCTATGGCATTTTTGTATAATTCGGTTTTGAGTTTAACATCATCAGGGTccacatcataaaaaatgggaagtATCTCTTTCTTCCCATTTGATTTTGAGGTGCATTTTTCCATATGCGCAGCCTCATGGAGACACCACGAGCTGGCAGCGTAATCATGAGAGAATATGGGTATGTAGATTCGAGACTTGTTAAGTGCTTTCAAAAGCTCTCCACTGATTTCTTTGCCGACTCGGAGTTCTTCGTTGTCTAGAAAGACATGGAATCCAGCGAGTCTCAATCTACGGTAAAGGCAATCGGTGAAATTGTTGCGTGTGTCTGGTCCCCGgaaactcaagaacacgtcGTACTCTGTTCCCGATGTGTTGAATGCCTCGTTCTCTTCCCCCGACACATCGTCCGTTCTTGAGGTTGACGCCGAGTCCCTCCTTAGCGCCTCGTTCTCTTCTCCAGACGCATCATCTGTTCTCGAGGTTGACTCCGAGCCCCCCCCCCCCTCTTCGATTTCGTGAGTTGTCCCcaagcaaagttttcttttctGCCCATCATCTGCCAACAATAGCTCGAACAGAAGCGCAATCAGAGCACATACAGTCCTCCTACAGTCAAAGCAAGGATGATCATTAGAGCCTGACTTCCGTTGAATTCCATCTGTGGGCCGATCCTCTCAGCTGTATTCACCCACAGGAGAGAACCGCTCTGCGAAAAGAGCTAACTGGGAGGGTGCAGTGGAGTAAGATCGACTATAACCTCTCAAGTTGAAGAGAAGAAGGCAAAGTCGATGCAGGAAGGTTGAAGGCGAGTTACTGGGAAACGAAGGGAGTCGGCAAAAATCAGAACATGGAGGCACACGGAGACGGAGAGGAGTCAACAACTTAACAATACAGGGCAAAGGGCAAAGGCAAAGTCCTCCTGGAGGAAAATTTGTGAAGACCAAGTCACGTGGGATGCACGTGGCCCAACAACGGGGAGTTGAatattagaaaaggaaaaatcttacaggcaactaaaaaagaaaaaaggaagggatCAATTTAGCACAACATTCCATGTTTTAAACGGCTTTGGAAGGACATTGGGTAGTTTAAGTAAATGGCAaataatttgagtttttatttttttccttccaatatATTCACGCTTTTCACCGTTACATGCCGAAAAAAGTACATGAGCTAGAAGACAGAGGggctgtttggttcaactttggggaaatggctttgcatttccccaagtatcttcATAAGAATGGGCATTTGGTGAATGCTGAAGTGTTTGGGAACTCTTATTTTGATGTAGCATTTTGCAAAATAgctttgaggtgaaaagaaaagggaaaaaaagaaaagga
This region of Eucalyptus grandis isolate ANBG69807.140 chromosome 8, ASM1654582v1, whole genome shotgun sequence genomic DNA includes:
- the LOC108957765 gene encoding disease resistance protein RPV1-like isoform X1 encodes the protein MTQVESSNEQGQNQTKGILAYEVREMEYGRALQLFCKHAFRRDSPVEGYDHLAEKIVRRVGMLPLAVEVIGSSLYCEGLVLEEHLDKIELWKDTLKQLDEGPHKDVQDALMISYDRLEPKNKEVFLDIACFFTNEDQTYPIIMWRDRNYHPYHAISILLLRSLIKTRDGKKFWMHDQVRDLGRYIVLEEYPCKENPHKFNRVWIQEDALKLLERKERNPDVEALSLTSNGCSRNFTPEEFAALPNLRFLRLKESDFCGDFKNLLSELRWLSWQTWETTFHANNFHFSNLHVLDLSDSNIRDGWGGWSQMKMDRLKILDLTGCVRLKKTPEFSNFMSLEKLILARCVELTTIDRSINKLEHLTSLNIKGCRLLGELPEEVSALQSLTEVIMPQTFQCFKLLEAFGNLKSLLSLILDEHLGISQLPSYIGGLVKVTYLSLRWCMGIEKLPCSLGKMEMLGELDLSMSGIVELPDSIGDMKKLKVIRVSYTMIRNFPHAIGQVEMLEELHAKKCWDLTDENLEEIGKLSHLKILDLSYTHVSRFSTVLGCLSHLHTLELGSSDLQEVPDLPSSLTRLHMQACQFQSILDLSSLVNLDYLELSRLTVSREKPDPSWTNNLPVKQLIHPLPSGLSTLKCRGIMLLPSLSNLRKLSVLCVIEYPMPYFSISQELIHLTELKLSKCKFVEIIYVSCLKNLQHLELNRLDRLVKIEGLLELASLLYFRISDCYRIKRLPNLSKLDKLQHIELEACPKIKAIEGIKGLERLVWDNRGCIVLERLLDVSRSTWISRKTPECQVS